The genomic stretch CTCCACCCCTGGATTCCCGCTTTCGCGGGAATGACGGAGAATGCGGCGTCGTTGCTCAAGAGTTTCAATACACGTTGACGCGCCGGCATAAAGCCCGCGCCGGCACCTGTTCGGTCGCCCCGGCTCGGTTCACCCCAGCGTCCACTCCTGCCCTTCGACGACTTCGCCGTCGACGCACACGTAGTCCATCTCGTCCTCGGTCCGGGGGTTCTCCCCCGTAGCGTCGACTCGCCGGATGTCTTTTCGATCGGGCTTGTAGGCGGCGAAGCGCAGCAACGCTAGAGCCGTGTCGCCGGTGCTCTCGAACTGGTAGTAGACCCCTTCCGGGAGCAGGATGCCGTCGCCCTTCCCCAGCACCGTGGCCTTCTGGTCCTTGTCGAAGAAGGTCGCCTCGCCGTCCAGCACGACGAACATGTGGTCCTCGCCGGGGTGGGTGTGGAGCTTGTTCTTGCGGCCGGGGGCGTAGTAGTTGAGGCCGCTCATCAGGACATCGGTCCGCACCAGCGGCATGTGGCTTCGCCCGCCGGTGATGCAGGGGGTCTTTACCGAAAAGGTCTGGGCTTCCATGGTTCTCCTCCTTGGGAATGTCCGGTGATCTGGCGCCGCGACGGGCTCCATTAGTGGCCTATCCCCCATTCCGATAGAAATTTCAAGGTCCATTGGCT from Deltaproteobacteria bacterium encodes the following:
- a CDS encoding cupin domain-containing protein, giving the protein MEAQTFSVKTPCITGGRSHMPLVRTDVLMSGLNYYAPGRKNKLHTHPGEDHMFVVLDGEATFFDKDQKATVLGKGDGILLPEGVYYQFESTGDTALALLRFAAYKPDRKDIRRVDATGENPRTEDEMDYVCVDGEVVEGQEWTLG